The proteins below come from a single Benincasa hispida cultivar B227 chromosome 4, ASM972705v1, whole genome shotgun sequence genomic window:
- the LOC120075105 gene encoding protein SMAX1-LIKE 3-like: MRAGICTIQLQALSIEAEATVKQAIGLARRRGHAHVTPLHVASAMLASSSGLLRRACLHCHSHPLQCKALELCFNVALNRLPTSTPSPLFGPQYPNPCLSNALVAAFKRAQAHQRRGSIENQQQQQQQQPILALKIELEQLIISILDDPSVSRVMREAGFSSTQVKNRVEKAVSLEEYNNERHYFCEKKWNLLPNNTSIHKFHFQDSNLDQTTKTVLPNLAINPSQSLAFSQITIMPPTKAFENKNEEEITSVLEELSNRMSSKMRRVSNTVIVGESLGTVETLVRGVMERFEKGEVPKELRCVEFLSLPLFSLRNLSKEEVEQKVLELRCIVKSCLGKRVIFYLGDLKWVSEFWSNYGEQRRFYSHVEQIIMEIKRLVNGETYGKFWVLGIATFQIYMKCKAGHPSLDSLWSLHPLTVPVGSLSLSLNFESKECNFPTTSATAFPLCLEQYKEDARKSGVITNQQGDEYEHMLPNSSEKEGVKFVEKSPNHYNFLGLKQSPKEYQFWGSSSSDDEHSKQNVIVSKPDLLSNPNSSPNSASSSEVEMEEEDQEEEDYLKAFKLISDSLSKTIPNCPKHKADEISATILKNKKKNKNKKHFHQQSCCCLSFIGNDDQNQAKEKTARELAKLLFGSQSKLISIGLSNFKQDIDEEKSMSCKKRGRNEMGWNYLERFAEAVNENPHRMFFIEDIEQIDYCSLKGLKEAIEKGRVKFSDGEFCSLKDAIIIFNSQKQIVKQEQQQQEDNTSTFVSLDLNIAIEDTNGDRIIRSIMEDCVDAKILFS, encoded by the exons ATGAGAGCTGGAATTTGCACTATACAACTTCAAGCTCTTAGCATTGAGGCCGAAGCGACGGTGAAGCAAGCAATCGGCCTTGCACGACGACGAGGTCATGCTCATGTGACTCCGCTCCATGTTGCTAGTGCTATGCTTGCTTCGTCCTCCGGCCTCCTTCGGAGAGCTTGTCTTCATTGTCACTCTCACCCTCTACAATGCAAAGCTCTTGAGCTTTGCTTCAATGTTGCCCTCAACCGTCTCCCGACGTCGACACCAAGCCCACTCTTTGGCCCTCAATATCCAAATCCTTGCCTTTCCAACGCGTTGGTTGCTGCCTTTAAACGAGCTCAGGCACACCAACGTCGTGGCTCGATCGAAAACCAGCAGCAGCAGCAACAACAACAACCCATTTTAGCCTTGAAGATTGAGTTGGAACAACTCATAATCTCTATCTTGGATGATCCAAGTGTTAGTAGAGTTATGAGAGAAGCTGGTTTCTCTAGTACACAAGTCAAAAACAGAGTTGAGAAAGCTGTTTCCTTGGAG GAATACAACAATGAAAGACACTACTTTTGTGAGAAAAAGTGGAACTTGCTGCCCAACAACACTTCAATCCACAAGTTTCACTTTCAAGATTCAAACCTAGATCAAACCACCAAGACAGTACTTCCAAATCTTGCCATAAATCCCTCACAGTCCTTAGCTTTTAGCCAAATTACAATAATGCCCCCCACAAAAGCATTTGAAAacaagaatgaagaagaaataacAAGTGTACTAGAAGAGCTATCAAACAGAATGAGCAGCAAAATGAGAAGAGTTAGCAACACAGTGATCGTTGGAGAGAGTTTAGGGACAGTTGAAACATTGGTAAGAGGAGTAATGGAAAGATTTGAGAAAGGAGAAGTTCCCAAAGAGTTAAGGTGTGTAGAATTCTTAAGCCTTCCTCTGTTTTCATTGAGGAATCTTTCAAAAGAAGAGGTAGAACAGAAGGTTTTGGAGTTGAGATGCATTGTGAAAAGTTGTTTGGGGAAAAGGGTAATTTTCTATTTGGGAGATCTCAAATGGGTATCAGAGTTTTGGTCAAATTATGGAGAACAAAGAAGGTTTTATAGCCATGTGGAACAGATAATAATGGAGATAAAAAGATTGGTAAATGGTGAAACTTATGGAaaattttgggttttgggtATTGCAACTTTTCAGATATATATGAAATGTAAAGCTGGTCATCCTTCTTTGGATTCACTTTGGTCACTTCATCCACTTACTGTTCCTGTTGGAAGTTTGAGTCTAAGTCTCAACTTTGAAAG CAAAGAATGTAATTTTCCAACAACTTCTGCCACGGCTTTCCCTTTATGTCTAGAACAGTACAAGGAGGATGCAAGAAAAAGTGGTGTCATTACCAATCAACAG gGTGATGAATATGAGCATATGTTACCAAATTCAAGTGAGAAAGAAGGAGTGAAGTTTGTTGAGAAGTCTCCAAATCACTACAATTTTCTTGGTCTCAAACAGTCTCCAAAAGAGTACCAATTCTGGGGTTCTTCATCGTCGGACGACGAACATTCCAAACAAAACGTCATCGTTTCGAAACCAGATCTCCTTTCAAATCCCAATTCAAGCCCCAACTCTGCTTCATCAAGTGAAGtagaaatggaagaagaagatcaagaagaagaagattatttGAAAGCTTTCAAACTTATTTCTGATTCACTTTCAAAAACCATTCCAAACTGTCCAAAACACAAAGCTGATGAAATCTCAGCCACAATCctgaagaacaagaagaagaacaagaacaagaaaCATTTTCATCAACAAAGTTGTTGTTGCCTTTCCTTCATTGGAAATGATGATCAAAACCAAGCCAAGGAAAAAACAGCAAGAGAATTAGCCAAACTCTTATTTGGGTCACAATCAAAACTCATTTCCATTGGTTTAAGCAACTTCAAACAAGATATTGATGAAGAAAAATCAATGAGTTGCAAGAAAAGGGGAAGAAATGAAATGGGTTGGAATTATTTAGAGAGATTTGCAGAGGCAGTGAATGAAAATCCTCATAGAATGTTCTTCATTGAAGATATTGAACAAAttgattattgttcattaaagggattgaaagaagcaattgaaaaaggAAGAGTAAAGTTTTCAGATGGGgaattttgttctttaaaaGATGCAATCATCATCTTCAATTCCCAAAAACAGATTGTTAAAcaagaacaacaacaacaagaagacAACACAAGTACATTTGTTTCTTTGGATTTGAACATTGCCATTGAAGATACAAATGGAGACAGAATTATCAGATCAATCATGGAAGATTGTGTTGAtgccaaaattttattttcataa
- the LOC120076559 gene encoding transcription repressor OFP13-like: MGRKMKLLPSLFKNRESMDRPWQWPICGSSKTPSFRAGDGEIFTTVNSMFLENFLSDQIQTPDSWFANSWLFDSARFSTDFEDDLEVVIRGAKSERLIFEPGETNSILEKSRIEEAGSKCEPIGLEGSVVLLAMESEDPYLDFRRSMEEMVESHGIRDWEWLEALLNWYLRMNRIKNHGYILGAFVDLLVDLGGGGGDGSMDSTSIFSDELIVQHHDRERCVV; encoded by the coding sequence atggggAGGAAGATGAAACTGCTACCTTCTCTTTTCAAGAACAGAGAATCAATGGACCGGCCATGGCAATGGCCGATATGCGGAAGTTCCAAAACTCCTTCATTCAGAGCCGGCGACGGAGAAATTTTCACTACTGTCAACTCAATGTTCCTAGAAAATTTTCTCTCCGATCAAATCCAAACTCCCGATTCTTGGTTCGCGAACTCATGGCTGTTCGACTCCGCTAGGTTTTCGACCGATTTCGAAGACGATTTGGAGGTGGTGATTCGAGGCGCAAAATCAGAGCGGCTGATCTTCGAGCCTGGCGAGACGAATTCGATTTTAGAGAAATCAAGAATCGAAGAAGCTGGAAGCAAGTGTGAACCGATTGGATTGGAAGGAAGTGTGGTTCTATTAGCGATGGAATCGGAAGATCCGTACCTGGATTTTCGAAGATCGATGGAGGAGATGGTGGAGAGCCATGGAATTAGAGATTGGGAATGGTTGGAAGCGTTGTTGAATTGGTACTTGAGAATGAATAGGATCAAGAATCATGGATATATTTTAGGTGCTTTTGTTGATTTGCTGGTTGATCttggcggcggcggcggcgatGGTTCTATGGATTCGACTTCCATTTTTTCCGATGAATTGATCGTCCAGCACCATGATCGGGAGAGATGCgttgtttaa